The following proteins are co-located in the Plasmodium vinckei vinckei genome assembly, chromosome: PVVCY_11 genome:
- a CDS encoding riboflavin kinase / FAD synthase family protein, putative, whose translation MEHNENKNNIAIIDADYYIINYKSTITTYIKNICNNILRSKRENINDQNVDKKKIIICIFMLKIFLINIENNLNLFDLLYDVINKYHYLINHERVVPSSSKKKVENNKSNSNNSGDNKSEQENIIVSKGSKNENSNENSINIEGSKNSNADIANSLVHDLIINKDYDNIDNVLVSKVALLKIKNYCDTNDNKVKGKNIHKKGDADIDTASISFTDNDDVQFSNIDDEDIPDIYSDGFDDINSGNSQSNESCLKNTKSETDCDSENYNKFLIDYNKIKLNLKNFSEFFNLKHITNEISKKKKNYEEKSIKYMEQVYRIIMLSKLHIGAYNFLKNLKKKKFYFIFYSSNKNLTDFLFKYFKISKLLKGNYTIIDSFDELRKYEACKFFLVFSYRPCFITHMKRHGYFKIALGKKNKNSISTNCDDIDYEDIKRYNYDTNCNDNKLNGNSSPNTPEESRNKSNNVVYPLSRNCNLTDDIYSWRIFYIFNKYIHIYGKVVKGFGRGSKYLNIPTANIFNPNLTEADIMPGIYFGISKLKHKIYKTVVSIGYNPYFQNKHITVEAFLYYKTNKIFYDENIELIIVGLLRSESNFYELSHLIHAIQFDCELARIALNQIHDDQYFKKCKNYLNSSSKYI comes from the coding sequence atggaacacaatgaaaataaaaataatatagcaATTATAGATGCAGACTACTACATTATAAATTACAAAAGTACTATAaccacatatataaaaaacatatgtaACAATATACTTAGAAGCAAAagggaaaatataaatgatcaaaatgttgataaaaaaaaaattattatttgcatatttatgttaaaaatatttttaataaatatagaaaataacttaaatttattcgatttattatatgatgttattaacaaatatcattatttaattaatcaTGAAAGGGTAGTACCCTCTTCAAGTAAGAAAAAAGTGGAAAATAACAAAAGCAATAGTAACAATTCCGGTGATAATAAATCTGAGcaggaaaatataatagttAGCAAAGGATccaaaaatgaaaattcaaatgaaaatagtaTAAACATAGAAGGGAGTAAAAATAGCAACGCCGATATAGCAAATAGTTTAGTGCatgatttaattataaacaaaGACTATGACAATATTGACAATGTGTTGGTTTCAAAAGTAGCgctattaaaaattaaaaattattgcgatacaaatgataataaGGTAAAAGGGAAAAATATCCATAAAAAAGGAGATGCCGATATTGATACTGCCTCTATAAGTTTCACAGACAATGATGATGTGCAATTTTCAAATATCGACGATGAAGATATACCAGATATTTATTCAGATGGATttgatgatataaattCTGGTAATTCACAATCAAACGAATCATGCTtgaaaaatacaaaatcaGAAACTGACTGTGATTCTGAAAATtacaataaatttttaatagattataacaaaataaagctcaatttaaaaaattttagtgaattttttaacttaAAACATATTACAAATGAgataagtaaaaaaaaaaagaattacgAAGAAAAGtccattaaatatatggaaCAAGTGTATAGGATAATAATGTTGTCAAAATTACACATAGGtgcttataattttttgaaaaatttaaaaaaaaaaaaattttattttatattttatagttcaaataaaaatttaaccgattttttatttaaatattttaaaatttcaaaaCTTTTAAAAGGTAACTATACAATAATAGATTCATTTGATGAACTTAGAAAATATGAAGcttgtaaattttttttagtatttaGTTATAGGCCATGCTTTATAACACATATGAAAAGACATGggtattttaaaatagcattaggaaaaaaaaataaaaattctatATCAACTAATTGTGATGATATTGATTatgaagatataaaaagatataacTATGATACCAATtgtaatgataataaactGAATGGGAATTCCTCTCCGAACACCCCAGAGGAATCTCGCAATAAATCTAATAATGTTGTTTATCCATTGTCACGAAATTGTAATTTAACAGACGATATATATTCATggagaatattttatatatttaataaatacatacatatatatggaaaagTTGTAAAGGGTTTTGGCAGGGGtagtaaatatttaaatattcccacagcaaatatttttaatccaAATTTAACAGAAGCTGATATAATGCCTGGAATTTATTTTGGTATATCAAAactaaaacataaaatatataaaacggTTGTATCTATAGGATATAATCcttattttcaaaacaaGCATATAACTGTCGAAGCTTTTCTATactataaaacaaataaaatattctacGATGAAAATATCGAATTAATAATTGTTGGACTACTTAGAAGTGAAAGTAATTTCTATGAATTATCAC
- a CDS encoding high mobility group protein B4, putative, whose product MDRKKPKAPLSSYLIFCNYERENVKQYLAQNADPNTTIKITDIQKELSNKWKILSDDERKVYEEQAQLLKLKYNEELIEWQQSRNKDDPINNITNITAKFPTLKIQKIMHLNKNVKKVNGEAMNIFQKAVVMFLIELVTKTVEYKNEKQMSQYLTTKDIVSCIQREGIKYKFLEDCLYLLTEPRTTLSFIEEEDNHESIFDLCEEDKKEYNYDIEEKNMIKMKKRANNTKSNKKALENQNIYADITTFFKKK is encoded by the exons atggacaG AAAAAAGCCCAAAGCGCCTTTATCGTcctatttaattttttgtaattacGAAAGAGAAAATGTAAAACAATATTTAGCACAAAACGCGGATCCCAACACAACa aTTAAAATAACAGATATTCAGAAAGAGTTGAGtaataaatggaaaattttGTCTGACGATGAAAGGAAG GTATACGAAGAGCAAGCAcaacttttaaaattaaaatataatgaagaaTTGATTGAATgg CAACAATCTAGAAATAAAGATGATCCTATAAATAA catTACAAATATCACAGCTAAATTTCCaacattaaaaattcaGAAGATTATGCATTTAAACAAGAATGTTAAGAag GTCAATGGTGAAgctatgaatatttttcaaaaagcAGTG gTGATGTTTTTAATTGAATTAGTTACCAAAACGgttgaatataaaaacgaAAAACAAATGTCTCAGTACTTAACCACCAAAGATATAg tatCTTGTATACAAAGGGAAGgaataaaatacaaatttcTTGAAg ATTGCTTATATTTGTTAACTGAACCACGGACTACTTTATCATTTATCGAAGAAGAAGACAATCATg aatccatatttgatttatgtgaagaagataaaaaggaatataACTACGACATAGAGGAAAAGAATATGATAAAGATGAAAAAGCGAGCTAACAATACAAAGAGTAATAAAAAGGCATTGGAAAATCAAAACATATATGCTGATATtactacattttttaaaaaaaaataa
- a CDS encoding CUGBP Elav-like family member 1, putative, protein MDNDNIDSNDNSSDSNTANYNQGKNDMISEEIDFTKEDNELSGSTKNSKSKNDNSGKGKSDDINMDYSDHTFPCHPAPPVSIKLFIGRVPKNYEEEQLRPIFEEFGIVNEVVIIRDKITNIHKSSAFVKMASISEADNAIRSLNNQRTLDQQLGSLQVKYASGEVMKLGFPQNVESGVDQAKLFIGSLPKNITEESIKDMFSVYGSVEEVFIMKDNSTGLGKGCSFVKFAYKEQALYAISSLNGKKTLEGCNRPVEVRFAEPKSSKQAQSQLGMQPMQNAPHGISPQAHPGTPNNMAYGNNFGVNNNYPRQVGVWKEYYSGEGRPYYYNEQTNTTQWEMPKEFETVFMNNNPNIHNLSDSSGPPGANLFIFHVPNEWQQTDLIQAFSPFGELLSARIATEKNTGRNRGFAFVSYENIESAAAAISQMNGFMALNKKLKVTVKKGEEEEMKKYISQNGVNTFQQMARQQKNIPSQPNAMGQPNFVAHQNPQAQNFFYSNNNSYRCGPY, encoded by the exons atggataatgataatatagatTCAAATGATAATTCCTCTGATAGCAATACAGCGAATTATAATCAGGGGAAAAATGATATGATATCAGAAGAAATAGATTTTACAAAAGAAGATAATGAATTATCAGGGAGCacaaaaaattcaaaatcaaaaaatgataattccGGTAAAGGAAAATctgatgatataaatatggatTATAGTGATCATACATTTCCTTGCCATCCAGCACCCCCTGTTTCTATAAAACTATTTATAGGCAGGGttccaaaaaattatgaagaaGAACAACTAAGACCAATATTTGAAGAATTTGGTATAGTAAATGAAGTAGTAATAATAAGagataaaataacaaatatacataaGTCAAGCGcttttgtaaaaatggCTTCGATATCTGAAGCAGATAATGCAATAAGATcattaaataatcaaaGAACTTTAGATCAGCAATTAGGGTCACTCCAAGTTAAATATGCATCAGGGGAAGTTATGAAATTAGGGTTCCCACAAAATGTAGAATCAGGTGTTGACCAagcaaaattatttattggaTCATTAcctaaaaatattactgAAGAAAGTATTAAAGATATGTTTTCTGTATATGGATCTGTTGAAGaagtttttattatgaaaGATAATTCTACTGGCTTAGGCAAAGGATGTTCTTTTGTTAAATTTGCATATAAAGAACAAGCCTTGTATGCTATTAGCTCATTAAATGGCAAAAAAACATTAGAAGGTTGTAATAGACCAGTTGAAGTCAGATTTGCAGAACCAAAATCATCAAAACAAGCACAATCACAATTAGGAATGCAACCTATGCAAAATGCTCCACATGGTATCTCACCACAAGCTCATCCTGGTACCCCTAATAATATGGCTTATGGTAATAATTTTggtgtaaataataattatccTCGACAAGTTGGTGTATGGAAAGAATATTACTCTGGTGAAGGTCGaccatattattataatgaaCAAACCAATACAACACAATGGGAAATGCCTAAAGAGTTTGAAACAGtttttatgaataataatcCCAACATACATAACCTTTCGGATTCTTCAG GTCCCCCAGGTGCtaacttatttattttccatGTCCCAAATGAATGGCAACAAACTGATTTAATTCAAGCATTCTCTCCATTTGGTGAATTATTATCAGCAAGAATAGCaactgaaaaaaatacaggACGAAATAGAGGATTTGCTTTTGTTtcttatgaaaatattgaaagTGCTGCTGCTGCCATATCTCAAATGAATGGATTTATGGcattgaataaaaaattaaaggtAACAGTAAAAAAAggagaagaagaagaaatgaaaaaatatattagccAAAATGGAGTAAACACATTTCAGCAAATGGCAAgacaacaaaaaaatattccatCTCAACCAAATGCTATGGGGCAACCAAATTTTGTAGCGCATCAAAATCCACAAGCCCAAAATTTTTTCTactcaaataataatagttatAGATGTGGtccatattaa
- a CDS encoding exosome complex exonuclease RRP44, putative — translation MQTFKFLRKKNDQRVQKCFYKYSANNRITKIVREIYLRNDISCSIEKCKVCENKKKKLLDGDRNILILDTDTIIKYIDFLYECNIDNILIPLTIYEHIRTFNKILYKKLHELCYEIDESIPNSNKRYSVFVNKYCKFTYVHDNIKYDLKELQEIIKIVIWFKHHNPNLNVIVITSNDLLTNDCANNGISCFSLLDYVNQFLKKKTTNGLNNYGYNDNMLSIETIKMYFEDNMITENDENKEAENGDEASGNSRLNDLDKTQNDSENFKYKKKIYEPHLDKKEIIQGLRNNQFFKGVFQVICVNKMATVKINDYEEVIIRGYKNMNRAIHNDIVAVEIFSQFTDPSYGESDYFEEHIDPDEKEEEEEEEEVEDDDEEKKTNNINKTTSITKSENEQHPKTGEGNEFIECKKLYGKVIGIISRSRKEYGGVIKSSDNDKNNKYIEKLLFFKAFNSKIPHIIIKSNMEDELSNKRVIVTIDKWDFNSKYPLGRCLSVLGVCDDIEAETKLIYNEYNISTKEFSESAYLCLPPSNWTIPEEEFSKRIDFRNILTFSIDPPGCQDIDDALSVEILEDEQIIKVGVHIADVSYFVKQNSALDLEASKRCTTVYLTNQRVDMLPKLLTTDLCSLVEKQDRLTYSCIFTFNTNYDILDINIAKCIINSDRSFTYEQAQNIIDDSNDTSSIAISLRLLNNIAKDLKAKWLNDGALELKGNSEVVFEFEQKDYTKTKNLKPYVTYETNRLIEAFMLLANRSVARIIFQNFKAACILRRHPPPKYDTLKELDEYLQSIKVYDFKFNTSKELSYSINNINLKNDKILSNILKTLVTKCMNEAIFISGYNVHNNDMLRHYGLAADIYTFFTSPIRRYADIMVHRILNHIYGIEKLHNKYLDIVYLNKQVALLNEKYRNARFASRASVNFFSYLYIKKIGNQITQAVITSLKKNGIQIYVLAYGIEGICYLKKKDGFIFDEKKKSFIKLGENQKESFQLNFYDNVEVHMQVDTRDIKCQNHFIFIRKL, via the coding sequence ATGCAAACGTTTAAATTTTtgcgaaaaaaaaatgatcaaCGGGTTCAGAAGtgtttttacaaatatagtGCAAACAATAGGATTACAAAAATAGTAAGAGAGATTTATTTAAGAAACGATATAAGTTGTAGCATAGAAAAATGCAAGGTTTgtgaaaacaaaaagaaaaagttGTTAGATGGAGATAGGAACATCTTAATATTAGATACAGAtacaataattaaatatattgattttttatatgagtGTAATATAGATAACATATTGATCCCATTAACTATTTATGAGCACATAAGaacatttaataaaatattatataaaaagttacATGAATTGTGTTACGAAATCGATGAAAGTATACctaatagtaataaaagATATAGTGTTTTTGTAAACAAATATTGTAAGTTTACATATGTtcatgataatataaaatatgatttaaaagaattacaagaaattataaaaattgttatatgGTTCAAGCATCACAATCCTAATTTAAATGTAATAGTTATCACTAGTAATGATTTATTAACAAATGATTGTGCTAACAATGGTATATCTTGTTTTTCATTACTAGATTATGTCAatcaatttttaaaaaaaaaaacaacaaatggattaaataattatggtTACAATGATAATATGCTTAGTATAGAgactataaaaatgtacTTTGAAGATAATATGATTAccgaaaatgatgaaaataaagaagcTGAAAACGGGGACGAAGCTAGTGGAAATTCTCGTTTGAATGATTTGGACAAGACGCAAAATGATTcagaaaattttaaatataaaaaaaaaatatatgagcCACATTTagataaaaaggaaataatcCAAGGATTGAGAAATaatcaattttttaaaggaGTTTTTCAAGTTATTtgtgtaaataaaatggcAACAGTCAAAATTAACGACTATGAAGAGGTTATAATAAGgggttataaaaatatgaacagaGCAATACATAATGATATCGTTGCAGTAGAAATATTTTCGCAATTTACTGATCCATCATATGGCGAATCAGATTATTTTGAGGAACATATCGATCCAGATGAAAAAGAAGAGGAAGAAGAAGAGGAAGAAGTCGAAGATGATGACGaggagaaaaaaacaaacaatataaataaaacaactTCCATTACTAAATCGGAAAATGAACAACATCCAAAAACAGGGGAAGGGAATGAATTTATTGagtgtaaaaaattgtatggTAAAGTTATCGGAATTATTAGTAGATCCCGAAAAGAATATGGTGGAGTTATTAAAAGCAgtgataatgataaaaacaataaatatatagaaaaattattattttttaaagcttttaatagtaaaatacctcatataataataaaaagtaatatGGAAGACGAATTAAGTAATAAACGAGTAATTGTAACAATAGATAAGTGGGattttaattcaaaatatCCATTGGGAAGATGTTTAAGTGTATTAGGTGTTTGTGATGATATTGAAGCagaaacaaaattaatttataatgaatataatatatcaacAAAAGAATTTAGTGAAAGTGCGTACTTGTGCTTACCCCCTTCAAATTGGACTATACCTGAAGAGGAGTTTTCTAAAAGAATTGAttttagaaatattttaacttTTAGTATTGATCCTCCAGGATGCCAAGATATAGATGATGCATTATCGGTTGAAATTTTAGAGGACGAACAAATCATAAAAGTAGGAGTACATATAGCAGATGTATCTTATTTTGTTAAACAAAATAGTGCCCTTGATTTAGAAGCATCAAAAAGATGTACTACAGTTTATTTGACAAATCAAAGAGTTGATATGCTTCccaaattattaacaaCAGATTTATGTTCATTAGTTGAAAAACAGGACAGATTAACATACAGttgtatatttacatttaatacgaattatgatatattagACATTAATATAGCtaaatgtattattaatagTGATAGATCATTTACATATGAACAAGctcaaaatattattgacGATTCTAATGATACATCCTCTATTGCGATTTCATTGAGATTACTAAACAACATTGCAAAGGATTTAAAAGCAAAATGGTTAAATGATGGTGCATTAGAATTAAAAGGAAATTCAGAAGTTGTATTTGAATTTGAGCAAAAAGATTATACAAAAactaaaaatttaaaaccTTATGTTACATATGAAACAAACCGTTTAATAGAAGCATTTATGTTACTAGCTAATCGATCAGTAGctagaattatttttcaaaatttcaAAGCGGCATGTATATTAAGAAGACATCCGCCACCTAAATATGATACATTAAAAGAATTAGATGAATATTTACAATCTATTAAGGTTTatgattttaaatttaatacatCAAAAGAATTATCTTAttcaattaataatattaatttaaaaaatgataaaatactatcgaatattttaaaaacacTAGTTACAAAATGTATGAATGAagcaatttttatatctggATATAATGTACACAATAATGATATGTTAAGGCATTATGGTTTGGCGGCtgatatatataccttTTTTACTTCACCAATTAGACGATATGCTGATATAATGGTGCATAGAATattaaatcatatatatggaaTAGAAAAGCTTcacaataaatatttagatattgtttatttaaataagcAAGTCGctttattaaatgaaaaatatagaaatgcTAGATTTGCTTCAAGAGCTtctgttaattttttctcttatctttatattaaaaaaataggaaaCCAAATTACACAAGCTGTAATAACTagcttaaaaaaaaatggaatacaaatatatgtgtTAGCATATGGTATTGAAGGAATATGttatctaaaaaaaaaagacggatttatatttgatgagaaaaaaaaatcatttattaAACTGGGTGAAAACCAAAAGGAAAGTTttcaattaaatttttatgacaATGTGGAGGTCCATATGCAAGTTGATACGCGAGATATTAAATGCCaaaatcattttatttttattagaaAACTGTAA